GGGATGCCGCAGTAGGTAACCTTGGCGATGCCCTGCAGGcctgctgtgcctcagtttcttcatctgtgagagGAGATTAGCAGCGGTCTTTGAAGGTCCCAGGGAGCCAGCTCTCCAGCAGGACATTCTCCCAAACGcccagcagggggagccgcaATCCAGGGAATGGCCGCCAGTCCCTGAGGAGCAGTCCCcaaatgggggatgggggagtgggTGAGAGAAGCAATGGGctccccccttcccagcccaTTCTCCAGGGGCTCAGAGACATTGCAGATAGCGCAGCTTCTGAGTTCACAGAGGAACTGGCTCAGGCGTGGAAAGACGATTGAAGGAGCTGGAGCATTTAGCTTGGGAACAGTCCTCAGATACAGGAAGAGGGTTCTGACAGGACCCATGCGTTCCCCAGTCCCCCCTACAACCTGGACAGATAGTGATTTCCGTTGGATGGGTGTAAGAACTTTCTCCAGGAATTAGCACTGTATGCAGATAAATTAGAAGTAGTGAGCCCCCCATCCTGGAAAGCATTCAAGCTGAGTGGACACCCTCTTGTCCAGCTTGTGGGTTGTTAGACTAGATGACCTTGACGTCTTTCACTCTTGAGAGTCTTGGCCTAAtccaaagcttttattttaactgtTCCTCACATGTGCTCAAAGGGTTTGAATCTTCCTCTGTGAAACTTTCAATGTATCAGGGTCTTGAGTCAGGAGAACTCTCCTCAGGACTGGAGGAGCAGACGGGAACAGTGTAGGGATCTGGAAGGTGCTTGCCTACACATGGCCTCGAACGAcgttttcaaaataataaatcatcAAGTGACTTAAACACTGAGCCTTTCCATCATCTTGTTGTCTGACCAGCAGCCAGGAAGCCTGCTAGAACCCTATGCAGTTCGGagccctgagccagccagggtccATCTGGGGGGCTTGCCAAGGAGAACAGGGTGTTGAAGGGGAAGGCTATGGGGAGCAAGACTCTCGTTCTGGGAAGTGccttccccaccccgccccctggTCCCACCTGATGTATCTGGATGCCTTCAGCTCTGACATGCTGCGCTCTTAGCATCTGGGAAGGGGCACTGGGCACAGTGGCCTGGCCCAAGGCGCTGAGGGAAGCGGGCGTGTCTGGCTAGAGCTGAGCATTGGtcagtgggaaggaggggggtCCTGCTCAGGCGCAAagtcctcctgcccccacccctcacgTGGCCCCTGCTTTCCGTCAGGTGGTGGCCGTCGACCTGGACGAGGGCCTGAACGGGCTGGTGTCCTACCGCATGCAGGTGGGCATGCCCCGCATGGACTTCCTCATCAACAGCTCCAGTGGCGTGGTGGTCACCAGCGCGGAGTTGGACCGCGAGCGCATCGCCGAGTACCAGCTGCGCGTCGTGGCCAGCGACGCGGGGCACGCCCACCAAGAGCGCCACCAGCACGCTCACCATCCGAGGTGAGAGGCGGGGGTGCCTCCTACCGCGCGGTGAGCTCCTGGGCCCTGGAGTGGTGCCGGACAGGCTGGGGAGCCCACGACCGCCGCTGCTGTCCCTGTCTATGGGGACACAGGATGCCTTGCTAACGGGGGCACCTCCTCAACCATGCCATTCAGTCTTTGCCTCCACCAAGTCCAAAATGCCAGCAGAGCCTTCTCCCCACCGAGCCACTGCCTTCAGTACCCCCCGGGGCCTGGACCCACTGCCAAGGTCCCCGATCCCTCCCAGCGTCTTTGAGCCTGGCAAACAGCAGAGAGGACTTGcgcaggggtgggtggggcccTCAGGGTTAGCtgcaggcaggggaagggcagggccaAGGCCACTTAGGATTCCTCCTCCGTTCTGGTCGTATCTTTAGTCCTTGGGACAAAGCAGGGACATTGGCACGAGTTGCTGCCAAAGGGGCAGCACTAACCACAGGGAAATAAAGTAAGTACAGAGCGTGGCGGGCAAGATGGGGCCTGTTCTCTGGCTGCTGCCGGCCTCCGCGGGCTCGGGGCCGATGGGGGTTAGCTCCGTACAACCGTGTGCCCTCCTTAGTCACAGCCCGAGCCATGCCCAGGCGTTCTCTCATCTCTTGGTCCCACGCTTGCCTTGTGGGTTCCTGGTGCCAGTGTGGGGACCCGCTTGTGTGCCAGTGACTGCAAGGGAGGTGCTCAGTCCTCTCAGAGAAGCTTTTTCTCCCTGACTCCGCAGAAGCCAGGTCCTTAAACAAGCCCATCATTTCTCCTGGTGTTATCACAACGAGGAGCCAAAGTGGGGACGTAAGGTCATTTCACTGTGAAGATTGTCCCAAGCCCCATCAGCTGAGAAAACAAATCTTTAAGGGAAATTAAACTTTTcttgcaggggggtgggggtaacCCTCAAAGCCAGCTGTTTTCCTGGGACCTCATGACAGACTAGGGACGGGCCTCCCCGAGACCCCAACCCTGCCACTCACTTGCTATGTGACTTGGGACAAGTGACTCAACTGCTCTGagctcctgtcccctcccctatCTGCTGTGTTTAAGAATGCCTGCCTCCTGAGGGTGTTAGGAGAGGCACACGGGGTGCTGCCCGGGAAGCACTTAGCACAGGCTTGACACGGGGGGGAGCTGAGCTGTCACTGTCCCCGCCATCATCCTCACCGCTCTTGTTGTGAGGCACATACTGGAGAGAGGCCCTGGGGTTTTCTCTCCTGGCTTGGATGCCAGCAGCAGCGCCGAACCTCCCGGGGAACAGGGCCGTGGGAGGCCGAGGAGCTCTGGTCAGCTCTGTCCTGACCCTGGCAGGCGTGGGGCCCTCGGCTCACCACCGAGACGTGTCACTCACCGCCTCTGGCACCGGGCTTTCTGGAGCAGAAGCCAGGCCTAGCCCCGTGTGCTGACTCTGCCCGCAGTGCTGGACGTGAACGACGAGACGCCCACCTTCTTCCCGGCCACGTACAACGTCTCCGTGTCCGAGGACGTGCCGCGCGAGTTCCGGGTGGTCTGGCTGAACTGCACGGACGATGACGCGGGCCTCAATGCCGAGCTCAGCTACTTCATCACAGGTGTGCCCGCCGCCGCCCCTCCTCTGGCCTGGCTCACTGGGGGCCGCCCAAGCCTATTCAGTTCCCCCTATTGGGGGAACTTACCGAGATTCAGTCTGGAGGGACTCCTGGGGAGgagccctgcccccctccacccccatgtcAAGGTGATAAAGCCGTGACTGGAAGACTGTGGTCTTGTCTTTCCCCAGGGACCCTTCACTCATGAGAATTCCTGTCTGTTTAGAGACTAATGGTTTcagtatttctaaataaaatgggTTTAGCACACAAATACCCAGTAGAGAGCTGTGGAGACATCCTATGAGGCCATGTCCTGGCTCAACAGGAGAAAGGGGGTCATGAtcaattagtgatgtctgccatgaCGGTAGGCTCGGGAGGTGGTGGTAAACATGCCATGTATTAGTCATGCCTGGATTAGAACGGTTTCCCAGCATGCTTTAGTCCCAGACACACCTGAGATGCTGGGATGCTGGGGGGCAATTCCTTAGCTGTCCCTTCGCCACATTACTGGCTCAGTCTTCTCTCTGTCCATGACCTGCCTGCAGCCTCGTTACCCACCAGCTCGTATGCAAATAAGTGTCTGCACATGCATTCAGTGCACGCACCAGTCTCCCTGACACCTCTGCCCCTGGAGCAAGGAATCCCAGCTTCACAGCCCATCCCTGCTTGCAGTAGCTCTCAGGCTGCCTCTTCACAGTCTAGTCCTCAACACTGCTCCAAGAAAAGCTTCATTATCAAGGTCCCCCACGCGGAGCAGTCACGGGTCAGCACCTAGCACtacttgtgcctcagtttctctcccaccccctagGAGCCAGATTTTGTCCATGTGAACGGTGCTTCAGACCATCCACAAAGGGGTCAGGGCTTTTCCCCAGGGGCAAACCCCGTAAGGAAAAGACAGCACCTGGCAGCTCCCAGGATGATTTCCCAGTGCCCCAAAGTGGCCAGTTCCTGCTGACCTGCTGAGAGCCCTCCCAGCTGGGACTCTCAGATTTTAATTTGCTCATTCTTCAAGGAGCCAAGCAGGGTCCTGGTCCAAGCTGGCCCAAAGCCGGTGCCTCAGCGCCCTCTGCTGTCCAGATCGCCACATAGCCTGCCAGCTGGACCAGGAGGGGTCTTCACAGTTCAGATGGAGTCCTTTCCTGTCCACCTTGGAGAGAAGACCCTCCCACATCCCACCCTGGCCACCTGCCCCTACTCTTCACTCCATGGAGCCTCCAGGGGTCCCCACTCAGAGAGTCCAAGATTAGGGGCCTGGAAAAATCTTAGCTGACCCAAAGTCCCCAGCCACCTATAAAAGCCTCAACCCAGGTTATCTGCTCAGACGCTCCTACCAGATGCGCAGGTGGCAGAATGAAGGACGCAGGCTCAGGAATCAGAATGCCAAGTTGGAGTCTTACACCCAAACTAGGTGACTGTAACCCAGGGCAACACACGTAGCCTCACTAAAGGTCTTATGATAGTACAAACGGGATGGAAGAGTCCACGTGAAGTGCCTGGTATGCAGGAGGTGCTTAATGAATGTTCACCCCTTATGATTTCAGGCGTTTGGCACCCCCACCTGAGCCCACACAAGCCACACCCTCAtcagagccccacccccacccgccgAACCCTGTCCTCAGGCAGGGCTAAATGGGCAGCATGGCCTTCTCTTCCCCGACTACCCCCTGgcccaggagcagagctggggtgcCACCGCCCTTTCCCTGGCAGGAGCCCTGGTTCCTCACAGAGGCTTCGCTGTCTTTGGCCCACAGGTGGAAACGTGGATGGGAAGTTCAGCGTTGGCTACCGTGACGCCGTTGTAAGAACAGTAGTAAGCCTGGACCGGGAGACCACAGCCACATACACGCTTGTCCTGGAGGCCATCGGTATGCCCCAACCCTCCCTGCACACCACCAGCATGGCTCTGGGCGGTCTAGTGGGGTGCCCTTCGAGGGCCAGCTGGGCCTGACCCCAGGAGCCAGGCCTTGAGCAGAGGCTGTGTCTTGACGTCAGTGGAGAAAGGGCAGCCGGACATCCAGCGTATCGCTGAGCCCTGGCAGGCCGGGGGCTTAGCCTGCAGTGCCACATGCAAGCCGCTCAGATGGTGTGGTGTAGACAGATCACTGCAACACCAGGCCAAGCGaggcagaaagggggagggggagagcccAGAGTATCAGGCACAAAGGGATGTGGAAACATGTTAGGGGAAGGGTGTGATCAAGAAAGTCTTCTTAGAGGAAGAGGCAGCTGGGAATGTCTTTGGATCAGTTAGGAGTCTCAGTTGCatggttttttgttggttttttttttaaagatttaatttatttgacagccagcaagagagggaacacaagcaggggaagtgggagaggaagaagcaggctcccagcagagcagggagcccgatgcagggcttgatcccaggaccctgggatcatgacctgagctgaagacagacgcttaacgactgagccccccaggcacccctcggtTGCAAGTTTTAAAACAAGCTACCTTAAGCAATATGGGCTCACAAAACCAGTCAATAGGGCGATGGAGCTTCAGGTAGCACTGGATTTGGGGCCCGGGTGGTACCATGAGGCCTCACTCTCTCCACTGTGGCCAGCTCTGCCTCCGTGTGTTGCCCTCATTCTCTGGCTGACGGAGTGGCCAGTGGTTGCTGCAGCCCTGGCCTTAATCCTTTTGGGTTCAAGagcagcagcagggagagagCATTGTCTCTTTGCTGGTCTTCCCAGCTGAAGGCCCCGAGGAGCTCTGAGGAGTTCATCTGCCCCAGAGCCTGTCCCTGAAGCCCTCGTCTAGGCCAAGGGAGGAGAGATGTGCTAGTTAGACCTTAATCACGTGCCTGTCCCTGGTGCCGCCGGATGGGCAGACCTGCCCCGAAGCCCAGGCCTCAGAGTCAGGAAGGTAGGGTTCTCAGAGGGCTCTCCAGGACTGGACAGACACCTGCCTGTCACCACCTTGCAGGCCAAGTCAGGTTTCAGTAAGTCAAGAAGCGGGGAGTGCCTTTCAGGCTCCCTACTGCCAGCCCAGGCAGAGAGGTGCCAGCCCAGGCAGAGAGCTGGCTGTGGGAAAGAgctgtgcgtgcgtgcgtgcgtgcgtgcgcgtgaGGAACTGGCTCATGGCGTGACGTACACTGGGTCGGAGGAGGCTGCAGTCCGGTAGGGCCCGCTCCTAGAGGCCTGAACATTGGGCCAGCAACTTGGGCTCTGGTCTCTAGGCAGTAGGGAGCCTGTGAAGGCTCTGGATGGGAAGAAGGGTGTGAGGAGCCCTGTGCCCCCGCCCCAGGAGCACCCAGTCCGACATCTGCAGTAAagctgcaggggagagggagtgagctctctgtgcctccctctttccagccagcagcccctcccagcccacccaTGCCCAGACCCCTCGTTCCCACTGCATCAAGCATCTGGCAGGAGGAGAGGGCTCAGGCTCaggcctgggatggggcctgCCAGCTCATACTGTCCCCAGCGGGGCCAAGTAAGCAGGACCTCCAGGGCAGTGGGAGGCTGGGCTTGGAGAGGAGCTTAGGACGGCAAGATCACCTACCGCGGGAGAGGCAATTGCGCCCCAGCATGTGGTCAGCTGGCCTGGGAAGAAGGATGGAGTCACCCCTCTTCCGCAGCCAACGCCAGCTACCTGTACTCCTCCCTGGGCTGACCACCCTCACCCGGACAGGTAGCACAGGGCACACGCTCCTTCCTCCAGGGACGGCAACCTGACAGCCGCCCCTGGGGCTGAGCCACgtccccagccctgggaaggTCCTGCAGGGAACTGAAGGCGCAGAACCCCTGGATGCCTTAGGCTTAGAAATCGAGCAGGACTTATGTCCCTGAGTGCCCAGGGCCCAGAAGCCCACTCTGTCCTGTAGGCGTGTTTGACCTATCTCTTGTTTCATACAGAATGACAATTAGCTGGGAACATTGAAAAACCAGGAGATTTTATGTAGAAGCTCagatgttcaggggcgcctgggggctcagtcgttaagcgtctgccttcagctcagggcgtgatcccggcgttatgggatcgagtcccacgtcaggctcttccgctatgagcctgcttcttcctctcccactccccctgcttgtgttccctctctcgggctgtttctatctctgtcaaataaataaataaaatctttaaaaaaaaataaaagaagctcaGATGCTCAGTTTCTCTGGAGAGATCAGAAGACCTCGTGTCACTGGAGGTGACAGTCCACTGTGGACTGGAGAGAGCCGAGCTGCCCGTCGGGGTCGGCCCTCCCACATGTGCACCCGCGGGTCTCACCCGTCCGGCCCGCCGTTGGCTTGTGACCTCCGTACCTGCTTCCTTCTCctcgggctgctataacaagtgcacaaaccaggtggcttaaaaGAGTAGGGATTTATTTCCTCATGGCTCTGGAGGCCACAAGTTCAAAATTAAGgcgtcagcagggctgcattctgCTGTAGAGGGGATCCCCTCCTTGACTCCTCCGGTTTCTGGTGGCTCTAAGTGTTCCTTGGCTCGTGCCTGCAAAATCCAGTCTGTGCCTCTGACTTAACATGACCTTCTCTCTGAATCAGatctccttctgcccttttctcttaCGGACCCTTGTCATTGGGTCTGTGGCCCACGCAGACAGTCCGGGATACCCCAGATCCAGGTTCTTAACTTCGTTACATCTTCAAAGACACTTTTTCCTAATGAGTTTGCACTCACATGTTGCCAGGGACCTGACATGGGTCTATGTTCTGGGGGCCACCAAGGAACCGCTTTGTGCCTCAGTgaccttctctgtaaaatggggctgataatAACAGCACCTACTTCACACGCTTcctgtgaggactgaatgagttaGAATAGCGCCTGGGACATGGTAGGCCTCGTTAGTGCTATTCTCAATCTAGAAAGGGAAAGAGCCACCCCTCGCAAAGGGCAGAGTGGGTGGGATGAACAGGATACACGCCCAGGGAATTTGCCTGTCAGGCAGCTGCTAACGACCCATCCGCCTTTGACTCCCACAGACAACGGCCCCGTAGGTAAGCGGCGCACGGGGACGGCCACCGTGTTCATCACCGTCCTGGACGTGAACGACAACCGGCCCATCTTTCTGCAGAGCAGCTATGAGGCCAGCGTCCCCGAGGACATCCCTGAGGGACACAGCATCATGCAGGCAGGTGGCCGTAGCCCCCTGGGGCAGctggtgggctgggggcagggctgcaTACAGGCTCGGTGTGTCATCGTGGCCTGGATGCCATGTGGAGGGATAGAAACAGGAGAGGGTCCAGCGGCTGCCCCCAAAGTAGCCAGGTGCCATCCTCCCTCCTGGGGAGAGCAGGCCTTTAGTTTCTGTTGCCTACAACAGCACCCCGGCTCCCcccaaaaacagaaggaaggcctcgcctccctcctttccccaaagccctctcctcttcccctacACCACCCAGAGGGCCTTTCAAAGCAGCAAGGGGATGGAGCTGTCACATTTTCCCGGAAAGGAGGTGAGGGGAGACAGCCAGGGCCCACCGAGGCCCGGAACAGAGAGGCTTTCATGGGGCCCTTGGCCAAAGCTCCCTTCTTGGGAAGTAAACAGGCACTAGAAGAAAGAGCTCCTTTGCCCAGGGAGCAGGAGCGACGGCTATGAGTCTccaagggagaaaggggaggacCTGAAAAGGAGGCTCGGGTGCCCTCCCCCAGCTGGCCCTGGACGCCTCCgttgctgggtggggagggaggccgggATTACCCTCTTCGCCAGCTGTGGAGGCGGACGCTGAGCCAAACGCAGCAAATCTGGGCCTGTCCACTGGGGCAGGCTCCCAGGATCGGGAGGGGCTGGAagcatgtccagctccctgcgtCGGGGCCGGGGGCCTGGCAGGAAATGGGCTGGGAGCAGGGTTCTGACTCCAGAGGCCCGAAGAGTCCAGGAAACTGCAAGGATATACCAGAGGCCGGGGCCGGTTCTAGAAGGAGGAAGCCCTGAGCTTCCTCTGGGGCTCAGCTTCTCCTCTAGCCTCACATCGGCCACCCCATTAACCAACCGTCTCCCAGGACCAAAGTGGGGACATGCCTGGGAGTATGGCCAGCACTGCGAGGGTCCCCCTGTCCATCCCCAGCTTTCGTGTCTCCTTCAGTCCCGCCGGGAAGCCTTGCCCCCAGCCCTGGTCTCCAGGAAGACAGCACCCAGTGCTGGGCCTGTGACTGTGGGCCAGATTCATCCTGGGGTGTGTCAGGAGGCCCTGGGAAGGGAACCAGGACAAAGTTAACAAGCTAGAAGGGGAGAGGGTAACAAATGTCTGTGGAATGAGGCCTGCCCCTCTTTCTAAACCTGAAGAATTGGTTTCTCTTTACCTGACATGACACAGCCTGAAATCCTAGAGCCCAGGAGTGAGACAGGGCAGCCCCGATTCTCCCTATTTCTAAGGGAGAAGTTCAGGTATTAGTGACTTCTCCAAGGCCCTGGAAGTTTCTGGCCAAGGTGGCCTCACTCTTCGAAGGTACAGTGAGCCTCAGCTCACCACCATGCCCAGAGACAAAGATTCTGTCTAGGGGCATGTGAGGGAAGaagatgccccccccccaggacttCTTAAGCTTTGGGAGTGGGGACACGCTGAGATGGGCCACCCTTCACTCAGGAAATCGAGATGACGTTCATACTTCTGTGCCTGGAGCTGTGCCTGTGAGAGGTTGGACGTAGTCTCACTCCGTGCAAGCTTCCAGGCCCGTAGGAAGGAGGGGACATAGATGTGGGTCACCCACACCGCCGAGAGGAAGTgatctctgccctccctctgagAGATGGGAAGAGTAGGGCTGGTTCCAGGCAGGAGGTGGCTTTCAGCTGGAGAGCAAAGGTGGCCTCACGGAGGGGGTGCCTTGCACAGCATAAGCCACAgcctggggagggcaggaagtTCAGTTTGTCTGGAGTCTTCGATCAAGATAAGGCTGGAAGGATAGTTTGGAGCCAGCTCCCAGGGCACTGAACGTCAGACTAGAGAGCTCTGGCTTTCTCTAGCCAGCAGTTGGGAACCAGGGATGGTTCTGGAGCTGGAACGGTTGGGAAGAAGTGGCAAAGCTGGAGCTCCCTCTTTGAGAAGACCTGGCTGGCTGCACCGTGAGTCACAGCAGGGGGGCTGGGGCAGCCCTGTGGCAGGGCACCAGGCGGCCCTGGCCAGCTGACCCTCTGGGAGCAGGAGGTAGACAGCTCAGAACCCCTCTGTCCACTCTCCAAATCTGGGCCCCAGAGTGTACAGCCACGGCCCTGGGTAGAGTTTGGGGGTTTGGAATGCTGAGAAGTCCGCTCTAGGGTGGGATTGCTTTGACAGGTAGCCAGTCAATGATGTAATTGCCAAAAACTCAGCAGACCTCGTGTGCTCCAAACCTGGGGTGCTGTCCTGGAGAGGTCTGGACCCTCCTACCCCAAAGGGAGGATGCCCCCTGCCCTGGGTGGGGCAGGAGCACTATGGCGTGTCCTCAGAGCCCAGGTGGCATCACCTCTAGCTTCTGGCAATGCCTCCCTCCACTCTGACACAACACGGGTCCTGACATCTCAAGGAGCTCCTTAACCCATTCTCAGCCCCTTCCTGGTCCATTGTAACGTCAGCACCTCCAAGGGGGGACACCAAGATGGCTGTCAAGATGGCGATTGGCTGGGCAGTGTTGGAAGCCTCCTGCTTGCCCTCCTCCCAGGAGGCACCCAGGCATCTCGCCCACCACGAGGGTGCTGACTGCTCCCAGGGATTATCAGGCGAATGctggtggggcccaggaattcCAAGGAGAGGGGTCCCTGGCTTTCCTCTTGCCTTGGGCACTGAGTTGGCACAGAGGGCAAGACATTACCTTGCCCCCCATGTGGGCACAGTATTTCATTTGACTGGAGGGAACCTTTGGCCATTTGGCAGCTCAAACTGGAATCCAGGCTGGGCTTTGGCACCTGGGAGGGTGAGCGAGACTTCTGTTGAGAAGCAGGGTCATTGTTTCCCGGAGGTGGTTGGTGCCTGGTTGCCAGAGGACGGTACTAGGGGCCCCATGTTGTCCCCTCTGGCCCCGAAGTCGGCCCAGCAGTCTTTCAGCCGGCAGCCACTAGAGGGTCCGCAGAGAGCCAGGTTCTCCTCTCAGGGCTGTCTCTGGGAAAGGCCACGGGCCCAGGGACACGGGACCACTGGGGCTGAATGTGTGGCCCACGTCCTTCGGCAGCCCCAGGTTCCAGGCTCTGTCCGAGGCAGGCGGGTCCGCAGGTGGGTCCTGGATGGCGGGGCCACCCGGTCACATCTTGGTAGATTCGGTGCAGTCACAGTCACGGCCGTCATCACAGCCCGGCAGGGGGCGTCGGGGAGCAGGTCTGCCGCGGCGGAAACTATGCAGGGAGCGGCGCAGAGAGCCCAGTCGCTTCCAGAGCCTGAGCTGCGGCTCGCTGGGGCTCCCGGGGTGGTGGGGCATGCACTCCCGAGCCCGGCGCTGGGTCGGGTCTAGTGCGGCCGGTTTGCAGAGGGTCATGAACAGCAGACAGCTGGCCAGCAGGAGGAAGATGCAGGCGAGGGCgatgagcatggggagggggtcAGCTGCCTCTGTGGGGCTGCCGGGCGTGACAGGAGCTGTGAGGAAGGCGAGGGGGCTGGGACCCTGTGTGCTCATGGCTCCTGCAACAGGAAGGGGACGGGAGCTCAGAGGCAATGCAGCTGGACCCAGGGCAAGGGAAGGAAGGGCACGTTGATGGGAGCCGGGTGCTGCTCAGCTAGCTGCGGACAGCATCATGGCCATTTTACAGGGTAGAACAGTGAGGACCAGAGAGGTTGACAAGtctcaggtcacacagcagaaAGGGATGGAGCTGGGCCTGAACCCAggtcatttttcttctatatcccctgcccacctgccaCAGAGGAGACAGGAGGGTAATGCCTCTTGGCCTTGAAAAATCAGTTCTCATGAATTACAATAGTCTTACACCTGACAACCTGGGAACATACAACCAACTCCATCAATAGGTTGCTCTCTGACCTGGAACGAGTCATCAGTTACAGGATGCTGCCACTGGCAAGGACCCTGACGATTATCTAACGTCAGGGCTGCAAACTGGTGGCCTACAGGTGTGTTTCTTGGGTCGTTCTAGTGTTTTTATGAATTTCAATTAATTGTGAATATTTGAAGTCACAGACTTTTAAAACCCAAGCGATTTCACATAAATATCTAGAtatctggcttctcttgaaattCCAGAATTTCGACAATGGCAACAGAGGGCCAGTTGCCTCCTGGCACCCAGAAGCTGAGGCTGAGCAGCAGTTGCCCCCTTCAGACAGATCTGGCCCCCAGATCACCATACTCCCCCACAGGACCACTACGCACCTTATTTCACCTGCCTGGTCCCTTGGGCATTCCTGTTGTTGCTTCCCACTGCAGCCCAGCCTGCTCCCATgacaagtaaggaaactgagacccaaataAGGGAAGGCCAAGCCCAAACCCACACTGTGAGCCATGGCCAAGCGAAGGCCGGAACAAGGTTTCCAGACTCCTGGCCCTATGGCTCCCAGTCCTCTGGGATCACTGAGCCGCTCCTAGAACAGGTGACAAATAATCCATAAAGAGAGCTACAGAGTTGACAAGGTGGGGCTCAGAACGCCCCCCAGACACCAGTCACCTGTTATCACTCATGACCATTCCACTAAAGGGACCTCAGCAGAGGATCTCTGGAGATGGAAAATCAGACTGAGCTTCTGGTTCAGCATGTCTGGGGTTG
The DNA window shown above is from Ailuropoda melanoleuca isolate Jingjing chromosome 6, ASM200744v2, whole genome shotgun sequence and carries:
- the C6H10orf105 gene encoding uncharacterized protein C10orf105 homolog; translation: MSTQGPSPLAFLTAPVTPGSPTEAADPLPMLIALACIFLLLASCLLFMTLCKPAALDPTQRRARECMPHHPGSPSEPQLRLWKRLGSLRRSLHSFRRGRPAPRRPLPGCDDGRDCDCTESTKM